The following proteins are co-located in the Polymorphospora rubra genome:
- a CDS encoding lysophospholipid acyltransferase family protein, with translation MPLLYTIGQLTVGNTLRWGWRPKVEGLEHVPASGGAVFAGNHLSVADELFLGAVVPRHIAFWAKSEYFDGTGLSGWVSRTVMEGMGAIRVERGGGRAALTAFDSAIPVLKDGDLVAVYPEGTRSPDGRLYRGRTGAARLAMQAGVPIIPVGMIGTDKVQPIGARVPRLGKITVRFGKPLDLTGRSADRKSLREITDETMAEIQKLTGQEYVPRYAPPRHPTPPPAA, from the coding sequence GTGCCGCTGCTCTACACGATCGGTCAGCTCACCGTCGGTAACACGCTGCGGTGGGGCTGGCGGCCGAAGGTGGAGGGGCTGGAGCACGTGCCGGCCTCCGGCGGGGCCGTCTTCGCCGGCAACCACCTCTCGGTCGCCGACGAGCTGTTCCTCGGCGCCGTCGTGCCCCGGCACATCGCCTTCTGGGCGAAGTCCGAGTACTTCGACGGCACCGGGCTGAGCGGCTGGGTGAGCCGTACGGTGATGGAGGGGATGGGCGCGATCCGGGTGGAGCGGGGCGGCGGCCGGGCCGCCCTGACCGCCTTCGACAGCGCGATTCCGGTGCTCAAGGACGGGGACCTGGTGGCCGTCTACCCGGAGGGCACCAGGTCACCGGACGGCCGGCTCTACCGGGGCCGGACCGGTGCGGCCCGGCTGGCGATGCAGGCCGGGGTGCCGATCATCCCGGTCGGGATGATCGGCACCGACAAGGTCCAGCCGATCGGGGCCCGGGTGCCCCGGCTCGGCAAGATCACCGTACGGTTCGGCAAGCCGCTGGACCTGACCGGCCGGTCGGCCGACCGCAAGTCGCTGCGCGAGATCACCGACGAGACGATGGCCGAGATCCAGAAGCTGACCGGCCAGGAGTACGTCCCCCGCTACGCCCCGCCCCGCCACCCAACCCCACCGCCCGCAGCCTGA
- a CDS encoding Rne/Rng family ribonuclease, producing MLDNEPEGGERTGSQPAAETAETTPVRRTRTTRRRAGTAAAAEQPAAESAATPEAAAAPEVAAEQPPVKAVRRRRKAVVTDQPDDPSVSAQDAANTPDVTESGAAEAPAAPVKATRTRRKKAVPAAAEAAVEAAAEAPVVAATAATTDPAPVGAVGEPVVPPAPEAGPPATAPAEAEPVEEAPRTRRRRAALSAPTVLFMAPEPEEPQPRRRRAAAVEPVGAAPAAVEPAAVEPAAAPEGDETAEEAAEPTRRRRRGRRTAEVAETVTEEPAAEEEAEEAEDEDEDEETDETGAVRRRRRRGRRGRGRGKGGADEGDEDDEESAEAQTDEDDEESGEGDEEGEGLTRRRRRRRRKGAGDVESAAEDGVHTVVRIREPRRTTDEVQGVSGSTRLEAKRQRRRDGREQRRTRPPILSESEFLARREAVDRVMVVRQRGDRTQIAVLEDGVLVEHYVTRASAGTMAGNVYLGKVQNVLPSMEAAFVDVGRGRNAVLYAGEVNWDSTGLEGRARSIEQALRSGDSVLVQVTKDPIGHKGARLTSHIALSGRHLVYVPGGNASGISRKLPDNERKRLRDILKKLIPEGAGVIVRTAAEGATEDELARDVKRLQAQWEDIQAKAAQGGAPALLSEEPDLVIRVVRDLFNEDFRELVVQGDGAYEMVESYLAHVSPDLVNRLRRHTAVVDVFAELRIDEQILKGLDRKVFLPSGGHLVIDRTEAMTVVDVNTGKYTGAGGNLEETVTRNNLEAAEEIVRQLRLRDLGGIVVIDFIDMVLESNRELVLRRLTECLGRDRTKHQVTEITSLGLVQMTRKRIGAGLLEAFSETCDCCKGRGLIIHTEPVPEKPKTGGAAERVKAVAAAPAAPATTTPPAPAATTSGTTRRRGRKVTVAEPAPPPVSEYEDTMGYDLSRYETETSNGVVETPPVEPARLAGADDPDAVDESGEGDDDESGSTGRRRARRGSTRRRTRP from the coding sequence ATGCTCGACAACGAGCCCGAGGGCGGCGAACGGACCGGATCACAGCCGGCCGCGGAAACCGCTGAAACCACACCTGTACGCCGTACCCGCACCACCCGTCGCCGGGCGGGCACCGCGGCCGCAGCGGAGCAGCCGGCGGCCGAGTCCGCCGCGACGCCCGAGGCGGCGGCGGCGCCCGAAGTCGCGGCGGAGCAGCCGCCGGTGAAGGCGGTACGCCGACGTCGTAAAGCGGTCGTAACGGACCAACCGGACGATCCGAGTGTGTCTGCGCAAGATGCCGCGAACACCCCGGATGTTACCGAATCGGGCGCCGCCGAGGCGCCCGCCGCACCGGTCAAGGCGACCCGGACCCGCCGCAAGAAGGCCGTACCGGCCGCGGCGGAGGCCGCCGTCGAGGCGGCCGCCGAGGCCCCGGTGGTCGCGGCCACTGCGGCCACCACCGATCCGGCGCCGGTCGGTGCCGTCGGTGAACCGGTCGTGCCACCCGCGCCCGAGGCCGGCCCGCCGGCGACCGCGCCGGCCGAGGCCGAGCCGGTCGAGGAAGCGCCCCGTACCCGCCGCCGCCGGGCCGCCCTGTCGGCACCGACCGTGCTGTTCATGGCGCCCGAGCCGGAGGAGCCGCAGCCGAGGCGTCGCCGGGCCGCGGCCGTCGAGCCGGTCGGGGCCGCCCCGGCCGCCGTCGAGCCCGCCGCTGTCGAGCCCGCCGCCGCGCCCGAGGGCGACGAGACCGCCGAGGAGGCCGCCGAGCCGACCCGCCGGCGGCGGCGCGGTCGCCGTACCGCCGAGGTCGCCGAGACGGTGACCGAGGAGCCTGCCGCCGAAGAGGAGGCGGAAGAGGCCGAGGACGAAGACGAGGACGAGGAGACCGACGAGACCGGCGCGGTCCGGCGGCGGCGCCGGCGCGGCCGGCGTGGTCGCGGCCGGGGCAAGGGCGGCGCCGACGAGGGCGACGAGGACGACGAGGAGTCCGCCGAGGCGCAGACCGACGAGGACGACGAGGAGAGCGGCGAGGGCGACGAGGAGGGCGAGGGCCTGACCCGGCGCCGCCGGCGGCGCCGCCGGAAGGGCGCCGGCGACGTCGAGTCGGCCGCCGAGGACGGCGTCCACACCGTCGTACGCATCCGCGAGCCGCGCCGGACCACCGACGAGGTGCAGGGCGTCTCCGGCTCCACCCGGCTGGAGGCCAAGCGGCAGCGCCGCCGGGACGGCCGTGAGCAGCGGCGTACCCGCCCGCCGATCCTGAGCGAGTCGGAGTTCCTGGCCCGCCGCGAGGCGGTCGACCGGGTGATGGTCGTACGCCAGCGCGGCGACCGTACCCAGATCGCCGTGCTGGAGGACGGCGTGCTGGTCGAGCACTACGTGACCCGTGCGTCGGCCGGCACCATGGCCGGCAACGTCTACCTCGGCAAGGTGCAGAACGTCCTGCCGAGCATGGAGGCGGCGTTCGTCGACGTCGGCCGGGGCCGCAACGCGGTGCTCTACGCCGGCGAGGTCAACTGGGACAGCACCGGCCTCGAGGGCCGGGCCCGGTCGATCGAGCAGGCGCTGCGCTCCGGCGACTCGGTGCTCGTACAGGTCACCAAGGACCCGATCGGGCACAAGGGCGCCCGGCTGACCAGCCACATCGCGCTCTCCGGCCGGCACCTGGTCTACGTACCCGGAGGCAACGCCTCGGGGATCAGCCGCAAGCTGCCCGACAACGAGCGCAAGCGGCTGCGTGACATCCTCAAGAAGCTGATCCCGGAGGGCGCGGGCGTGATCGTCCGCACCGCGGCCGAGGGTGCCACCGAGGACGAGCTGGCCCGCGACGTGAAGCGGCTCCAGGCGCAGTGGGAGGACATCCAGGCCAAGGCCGCCCAGGGTGGCGCGCCGGCGCTGCTGTCCGAGGAGCCCGACCTGGTCATCCGGGTCGTCCGGGACCTGTTCAACGAGGACTTCCGCGAGCTGGTCGTGCAGGGCGACGGCGCGTACGAGATGGTGGAGTCGTACCTGGCGCACGTGTCACCGGACCTGGTGAACCGGCTGCGGCGGCACACCGCGGTGGTCGACGTCTTCGCCGAACTGCGCATCGACGAGCAGATCCTCAAGGGGCTGGACCGGAAGGTGTTCCTGCCGTCCGGCGGCCACCTGGTCATCGACCGCACCGAGGCGATGACGGTGGTGGACGTCAACACCGGCAAGTACACCGGTGCGGGCGGCAACCTGGAGGAGACGGTCACCCGCAACAACCTCGAGGCGGCCGAGGAGATCGTGCGCCAGCTGCGGCTGCGCGACCTCGGCGGCATCGTGGTCATCGACTTCATCGACATGGTGCTGGAGTCCAACCGCGAGCTGGTGCTCCGCCGGCTCACCGAGTGCCTCGGCCGGGACCGCACCAAGCACCAGGTCACGGAGATCACCTCGCTCGGCCTGGTGCAGATGACCCGTAAGCGGATCGGCGCGGGGCTGCTGGAGGCGTTCAGCGAGACCTGCGACTGCTGCAAGGGCCGGGGCCTGATCATCCACACCGAGCCGGTGCCGGAGAAGCCCAAGACCGGTGGCGCGGCGGAGCGGGTCAAGGCGGTCGCCGCGGCCCCGGCCGCGCCGGCGACGACCACCCCGCCGGCCCCGGCCGCCACCACCTCCGGTACCACCCGGCGGCGGGGGCGCAAGGTCACGGTCGCCGAGCCGGCGCCGCCGCCGGTGTCGGAATACGAGGACACCATGGGCTACGACCTGTCGCGCTACGAGACGGAGACGTCGAACGGGGTGGTCGAGACGCCACCGGTCGAGCCGGCCCGGCTGGCCGGTGCCGACGATCCCGACGCCGTCGACGAGTCGGGCGAGGGGGACGACGACGAGTCGGGTTCGACCGGCCGGCGCCGTGCCCGCCGCGGCAGCACCCGGCGTCGTACCCGGCCGTAG
- the rpmA gene encoding 50S ribosomal protein L27, with protein sequence MAHKKGASSSRNGRDSAAQRLGVKRFGGQVVSAGEILIRQRGTKFHPGDLVGRGSDDTLFALAAGAVQFGTKRGRKTVSIVPAQQ encoded by the coding sequence ATGGCTCACAAAAAGGGTGCGTCCAGCTCGCGTAACGGTCGTGACTCCGCGGCCCAGCGGCTCGGCGTCAAGCGTTTCGGTGGGCAGGTGGTCAGCGCCGGCGAGATCCTGATCCGTCAGCGCGGCACCAAGTTCCACCCGGGCGACCTGGTCGGCCGTGGCAGCGACGACACGCTGTTCGCCCTGGCCGCGGGCGCGGTCCAGTTCGGCACCAAGCGGGGTCGCAAGACCGTCAGCATCGTGCCGGCACAGCAGTAG
- the rplU gene encoding 50S ribosomal protein L21, translating into MYAIVKTGGKQYKVAEGDVIEVEKLAGAPGDAVKLSAVLLVDGDDLVTDAAKLAEVEVSGEIAAHTKGPKIRIHKFKNKTGYHKRQGHRQPLTQVKVTGISSGK; encoded by the coding sequence ATGTACGCGATCGTCAAGACCGGCGGCAAGCAGTACAAGGTCGCCGAGGGCGACGTGATCGAGGTCGAGAAGCTCGCTGGTGCCCCCGGCGACGCGGTGAAGCTGTCCGCGGTGCTCCTCGTCGACGGTGACGACCTGGTGACCGACGCGGCGAAGCTCGCCGAGGTCGAGGTGTCCGGCGAGATCGCCGCGCACACCAAGGGTCCGAAGATCCGGATCCACAAGTTCAAGAACAAGACCGGCTACCACAAGCGCCAGGGTCACCGCCAGCCGCTGACCCAGGTCAAGGTGACCGGCATCTCCAGCGGGAAGTAG
- a CDS encoding cryptochrome/photolyase family protein gives MVRRWIFADQLGPHFLDGPHQPVLLVESRAVFRRRAFHRQKAHLVLSALRHRAAELGDRAVHLRTETYRDALRQVDEPLEVCHPTSRRAREFVRGLDRVAVLPPRGFVTAQPDFVAWADERRGALRMEDFYRYARRLHDVLMDDDVPVSGRWNLDADNRQPPPKGATRLDVPDPPEIVEDDIDAQVREDLDRWAAEGIEFVGRDGPRRFPATRAEALARLRHFVDHRLALFGPYGDAMLSTDPAMAHSMLSAAFNLGLLDPMEAVRSAERAHRVDGAPLSSVEGFVRQLIGWRDFVWHLYWYFDAGYRSSNRLAANRSIPAWFADIDADAVQASCLSDVLAGVRDRGWVHHIPRLMVLGNYGLQRGWRPGELVDWFHRSFVDGYEWVMTANVVGMSQYADLGRMSTRPYAAGGAYVNRMSDYCGGCRYDPRHRLGVDACPFTAGYWAFLDRARDRLGGNVRMTRSLRQLEQIDDLPAVLAQEQARGPHAP, from the coding sequence ATGGTGCGGCGTTGGATCTTCGCGGATCAGCTCGGACCGCACTTTCTCGACGGTCCACACCAGCCGGTGCTGCTCGTGGAGTCCAGGGCGGTGTTCCGACGCCGTGCCTTCCACCGGCAGAAGGCCCACCTGGTGCTCTCCGCGCTGCGGCACCGGGCCGCGGAACTCGGCGACCGGGCGGTCCACCTGCGCACCGAGACCTACCGCGACGCGCTGCGGCAGGTCGACGAGCCGCTGGAGGTCTGCCACCCCACGTCACGCCGGGCCAGGGAGTTCGTCCGGGGTCTCGACCGGGTGGCGGTGCTGCCGCCACGCGGCTTCGTGACCGCCCAGCCGGACTTCGTCGCCTGGGCCGACGAGCGGCGCGGGGCGCTGCGGATGGAGGACTTCTACCGCTACGCCCGGCGGCTGCACGACGTACTGATGGACGACGACGTCCCGGTGAGCGGCCGGTGGAACCTCGACGCCGACAACCGGCAGCCCCCGCCGAAGGGCGCGACCCGGCTCGACGTACCGGATCCGCCGGAGATCGTCGAGGACGATATCGACGCACAGGTACGCGAGGACCTGGACCGCTGGGCGGCCGAGGGGATCGAGTTCGTCGGCCGGGACGGCCCGCGCCGGTTCCCGGCGACCCGCGCCGAGGCGCTGGCCCGGCTGCGGCACTTCGTCGACCACCGGCTGGCGCTGTTCGGGCCGTACGGGGACGCGATGCTGTCCACCGATCCGGCGATGGCGCACAGCATGCTCTCGGCGGCGTTCAACCTCGGCCTGCTCGACCCGATGGAGGCCGTCCGGAGCGCGGAGCGGGCGCATCGCGTCGACGGCGCGCCACTGTCAAGTGTGGAGGGTTTCGTCCGGCAGCTGATCGGCTGGCGCGACTTCGTCTGGCACCTCTACTGGTACTTCGACGCCGGCTACCGCAGCAGCAACCGGCTCGCGGCCAACCGCTCGATCCCGGCCTGGTTCGCCGACATCGACGCCGACGCGGTGCAGGCAAGCTGCCTGTCCGACGTGCTCGCCGGCGTACGCGACCGGGGCTGGGTGCACCACATCCCCCGGCTGATGGTGCTCGGCAACTACGGACTGCAACGCGGCTGGCGGCCGGGTGAACTCGTCGACTGGTTCCACCGCAGCTTCGTCGACGGCTACGAGTGGGTGATGACCGCCAACGTCGTCGGCATGAGCCAGTACGCCGATCTGGGCCGGATGAGCACCAGGCCGTACGCGGCCGGCGGGGCGTACGTCAACCGGATGAGCGACTACTGCGGCGGGTGCCGCTACGACCCCCGGCACCGCCTCGGCGTGGACGCCTGCCCGTTCACGGCCGGCTACTGGGCGTTCCTCGACCGGGCCCGCGACCGCCTCGGCGGCAACGTACGGATGACCCGTTCGCTGCGCCAGCTCGAACAGATCGACGACCTGCCCGCCGTGCTGGCCCAGGAACAAGCCCGCGGCCCCCACGCCCCGTAA
- a CDS encoding TIGR03936 family radical SAM-associated protein, translating to MRYAKRGPLRFTSHRDFARAFERALRRAGVPIAFSQGFTPHPKISYASAAPTGVASEAEYLEIGLRERTDPTRLRLALDAALSPGLDVLDAVEATGGSLADRIDASHWRIELPEVTGAVASAAVTAFTSASEVLVERMTKQGRRTFDARGAVHRLEVIEVPPAPSEVTAVPCAILDLVVRQVTPSVRPDDVLAGLRVVADLEPPVSPRATRLAQGTLTAQGDVADPLEADRVGALIGER from the coding sequence ATCCGTTACGCCAAGCGCGGACCGCTCCGGTTCACCTCCCACCGCGACTTCGCCCGTGCCTTCGAACGGGCGCTGCGCCGCGCCGGCGTACCGATCGCGTTCTCGCAGGGGTTCACCCCGCACCCGAAGATCTCGTACGCCAGCGCGGCGCCGACCGGGGTGGCCAGCGAGGCCGAATACCTGGAGATCGGGCTGCGGGAGAGGACCGACCCCACGCGGTTGCGGCTGGCGCTCGACGCGGCGCTGTCGCCCGGTCTGGACGTCCTCGACGCGGTCGAGGCGACCGGGGGCAGTCTCGCCGACAGGATCGACGCGTCGCACTGGCGGATCGAGTTGCCCGAGGTCACCGGGGCGGTGGCCAGCGCGGCGGTGACGGCATTCACGTCCGCGTCCGAGGTGCTGGTCGAGCGTATGACGAAGCAGGGCAGACGCACCTTCGACGCCCGGGGCGCGGTCCACCGACTGGAAGTGATCGAGGTGCCGCCGGCGCCTTCCGAGGTCACAGCCGTACCGTGTGCGATACTCGACCTAGTCGTACGGCAGGTGACCCCCTCCGTGCGACCCGATGACGTTCTAGCTGGCCTCCGCGTGGTGGCCGACCTGGAGCCGCCGGTATCGCCGCGGGCGACCCGGCTGGCGCAGGGCACGCTGACCGCGCAGGGGGACGTCGCGGATCCGTTGGAGGCGGACCGCGTCGGAGCGCTCATCGGTGAACGCTAG
- a CDS encoding TIGR03960 family B12-binding radical SAM protein — MSAASATTSRPATHSVWSRLEPLLPQISKPIQYVGGELGAVVKQWEDTAVRWALMYPDAYEVGQPNQGVQILYEVLNELPDVLAERTYAVWPDLERLMREHAVPQFTLEAHRSVRAFDLFGVSFSTELGYTNLLTAIDLAGIPLLAADRGDDDPVVLAGGHAAFNPEPIADFVDAAVLGDGEEAVLEITTIVRAWKAEGSPGGRDELLLRLARTESVYVPRFYDVDYLPDGRIQRVVPNRPDVPFRVHKRTTMDLDAWPYPKKPIVPLAETVHERYAVEIFRGCTRGCRFCQAGMITRPVRERSITTVAQMVHDGLEYSGFSEVGLLSLSSADHSEIGDICSGLAEQYEGTNVSLSLPSTRVDAFNIDLAQELSRNGRRTGLTFAPEGGSERIRKVINKMVSEEDLIRTVVTAYSNGWRQVKLYFMCGLPTETDEDVLQIARLAHEVIKAGRAATGSKDIRCTVSIGGFVPKPHTPFQWASMETPEVIDNRLKLLKQAINSDRSLGRAIGYRYHDGEPSLIEGLLSRGDRRVGAVIRRVWEDGGRFDGWSEHFSYQRWVDAAAKVLPGFGVDLDWYTTREREELEVLPWDHLDSGLDKDWLWQDWQDAMSGYEQDDCRWTPCFDCGVCPSMDTEIQIGPTGRKLLPITPVNQGLKVPTAG, encoded by the coding sequence ATGAGCGCCGCGTCGGCCACCACGAGCAGGCCCGCGACCCACTCCGTCTGGTCGCGGCTCGAACCACTGTTGCCGCAGATCAGCAAGCCGATCCAGTACGTCGGCGGCGAGTTGGGCGCGGTGGTCAAGCAGTGGGAGGACACCGCCGTCCGCTGGGCGCTGATGTATCCCGACGCGTACGAGGTGGGCCAGCCGAACCAGGGCGTCCAGATCCTCTACGAGGTGCTCAACGAGCTGCCCGACGTGCTGGCCGAACGGACGTACGCGGTCTGGCCGGACCTGGAGCGGCTGATGCGGGAGCACGCCGTCCCGCAGTTCACCCTGGAGGCGCACCGGTCGGTGCGGGCCTTCGACCTGTTCGGGGTGTCGTTCTCGACCGAGCTGGGCTACACCAACCTGCTCACCGCGATCGACCTCGCTGGCATCCCGCTGCTCGCCGCCGACCGCGGTGACGACGACCCGGTGGTGCTGGCCGGCGGGCACGCCGCGTTCAACCCCGAACCGATCGCCGACTTCGTCGACGCCGCCGTGCTCGGTGACGGCGAGGAGGCCGTACTCGAGATCACCACGATCGTGCGGGCGTGGAAGGCCGAGGGCTCGCCGGGCGGCCGGGACGAGCTGCTGCTGCGGTTGGCCCGCACCGAGAGCGTCTACGTGCCCCGGTTCTACGACGTCGACTACCTGCCCGACGGGCGTATCCAACGGGTGGTGCCCAACCGGCCCGACGTGCCGTTCCGGGTGCACAAGCGGACCACGATGGACCTCGACGCGTGGCCGTACCCGAAGAAGCCGATCGTGCCGCTGGCCGAGACGGTCCACGAGCGCTACGCCGTCGAGATCTTCCGGGGCTGCACCCGGGGCTGCCGGTTCTGTCAGGCCGGCATGATCACCCGGCCGGTGCGCGAGCGGTCGATCACGACGGTCGCCCAGATGGTCCACGACGGGCTGGAGTACTCCGGCTTCTCCGAGGTCGGCCTGCTCTCGCTGTCGTCCGCCGACCACTCCGAGATCGGCGACATCTGTTCCGGGCTGGCCGAGCAGTACGAGGGCACCAACGTCTCGCTGTCGCTGCCGTCGACCCGGGTCGACGCGTTCAACATCGACCTGGCCCAGGAACTGTCCCGCAACGGGCGGCGGACCGGTCTGACGTTCGCCCCGGAGGGCGGGTCGGAGCGGATCCGCAAGGTGATCAACAAGATGGTGTCGGAGGAGGACCTCATCCGCACCGTCGTCACCGCCTACAGCAACGGCTGGCGGCAGGTGAAGCTCTACTTCATGTGCGGGCTGCCCACCGAGACCGACGAGGACGTGCTCCAGATCGCCCGGCTCGCCCACGAGGTGATCAAGGCCGGCCGGGCGGCGACCGGGTCGAAGGACATCCGCTGCACGGTCTCCATCGGCGGGTTCGTACCCAAGCCGCACACCCCCTTCCAGTGGGCGTCGATGGAGACGCCGGAGGTCATCGACAACCGGCTCAAGCTGCTCAAGCAGGCGATCAACAGCGACCGCTCGCTGGGCCGCGCGATCGGCTACCGCTACCACGACGGCGAGCCGTCGCTGATCGAGGGCCTGCTGTCGCGCGGCGACCGCCGGGTCGGCGCGGTGATCCGCCGGGTCTGGGAGGACGGCGGACGGTTCGACGGCTGGAGCGAGCACTTCTCCTACCAGCGCTGGGTCGACGCCGCCGCCAAGGTGCTGCCGGGCTTCGGGGTCGACCTCGACTGGTACACCACCCGCGAGCGCGAGGAACTGGAGGTCCTGCCCTGGGACCACCTCGACTCGGGACTCGACAAGGACTGGCTCTGGCAGGACTGGCAGGACGCCATGTCCGGCTACGAGCAGGACGACTGCCGGTGGACGCCGTGCTTCGACTGCGGCGTCTGCCCGTCCATGGACACCGAGATCCAGATCGGCCCGACCGGGCGCAAGCTGCTCCCGATCACGCCGGTCAACCAGGGCCTGAAGGTGCCGACCGCGGGCTGA